A genomic window from Vicia villosa cultivar HV-30 ecotype Madison, WI unplaced genomic scaffold, Vvil1.0 ctg.001135F_1_1, whole genome shotgun sequence includes:
- the LOC131633546 gene encoding uncharacterized protein LOC131633546, producing MGVCASCHNAKTTHTPKTPASGKHGGSAPPRASESFRRPSSIMVMNISNGTIKEYKQPISASVVVSEINKSNNCCYISNAESMCIGTCMPRVPDEEELLPGRIYFIVPISHSNYSLSLPLLCDLAVKVSSALANSRRLCCDNVEKKRDYELLLQCCLSLNNRYLRDNMNSES from the exons ATGGGCGTGTGCGCGTCTTGTCACAATGCGAAAACCACACACACTCCAAAAACACCCGCTAGTGGAAAGCACGGTGGCTCTGCTCCACCACGCGCATCGGAATCTTTTCGAAGACCATCGTCGATCATGGTGATGAACATTTCCAACGGTACAATCAAGGAGTATAAACAACCGATTTCAGCAAGCGTCGTCGTTTCGGAGATCAACAAGAGCAATAATTGCTGCTACATCTCAAATGCAGAGTCAATGTGCATCGGCACGTGTATGCCACGCGTTCCTGATGAGGAGGAGCTTCTACCTGGTCGAATCTACTTCATCGTTCCGATTTCGCATTCGAATTATTCATTGTCGCTTCCGCTTCTCTGTGATCTCGCCGTTAAAGTTAGTTCTGCACTTGCCAACTCACGGAGATTATGCTGCGATAACGTCGA GAAAAAGAGAGATTATGAATTACTCCTACAATGCTGTCTGTCTTTGAACAACAGATACCTTAGAGACAACATGAATTCAGAATCTTAG
- the LOC131633544 gene encoding uncharacterized protein LOC131633544 yields the protein MELEKSGENPDNQVEASERMKMDIDYVTEYAKAKNKPSPTSEVHSAMKQEILQLERRLQDQFEVRCTLEKALGYRSSLLVNSNEKTMPKPATELIKEIAVLELEVVYLEQHLLSLYRKAFDQQLPLVSPFTKEETVKLSPTIPQAPFVKPSMHEVLTKNDHDELENLQKEHSRYEMETLGKEKYLDSGVYRCHSSLSHCTAFTRASPTEESLTKALRACHSQPLSMMEYVESSSSNIISLAEHLGTRISDHIPMEPNKLSEDMVKCISALYCKLADPPMIHPGLSSPISSLSSTSNFSIGDQGDTWSPRFKNNNSSFDVRLDNPFHVEGLKEFSGPYSTMVEIPWIYKENQKSGDTKKLLQNYKSLISRLEEIDPGNLEHDEKLAFWINIHNALVMHAFLAYGIPQNSMKRVFLLLKAAYNVGGYIVSADTIQNTILRCRMSRPGQWLRLFFSSKTKFKTGDGRQAYALAHLEPLSHFALCSGNHSDPAVRVYTPKRVFQDLEVAKDEYIRATLGVRKDQKILLPKLIESFAKDSDLCPSGVMDMILESLPESLRKRVKKCQLAKSKKCIEWIPHDFNFRYLISKDVLK from the exons ATGGAACTTGAAAAAAGTGGAGAAAACCCAGATAATCAAGTTGAGGCCTCAGAGAGAATGAAGATG GACATCGACTACGTCACCGAGTATGCTAAAGCAAAGAATAAACCAAGTCCTACAAGTGAAGTCCATAGTGCTATGAAACAAGAG ATTCTACAGCTAGAGAGAAGATTACAAGATCAGTTTGAGGTTAGATGCACATTAGAAAAAGCACTCGGATACCGATCTTCATTACTTGTCAATTCAAATGAAAAGACGATGCCTAAG CCAGCAACAGAGTTGATTAAGGAAATTGCGGTGTTAGAGTTGGAAGTTGTGTATTTAGAACAACATCTTCTCTCATTGTACCGAAAAGCTTTCGATCAACAATTACCTTTGGTATCTCCATTTACTAAGGAGGAAACTGTAAAGCTTTCTCCAACAATACCTCAAGCACCATTTGTTAAACCTTCTATGCATGAGGTCTTAACCAAAAATGACCATGATGAGCTTGAGAATCTGCAAAAGGAACATAGTAGATATGAAATGGAGACTTTGGggaaagaaaaatatttagattctGGTGTTTATCGTTGTCATTCTTCGTTATCGCATTGTACAGCATTTACAAGAGCGTCTCCTACAGAAGAATCTTTAACCAAAGCTCTGCGCGCCTGTCATTCGCAACCATTGTCCATGATGGAG TATGTTGAAAGCTCTTCATCAAATATAATCAGTCTTGCCGAACATCTTGGTACGCGAATATCCGATCATATTCCAATGGAACCTAATAAACTCTCCGAAGATATGGTCAAATGCATATCAGCTCTATATTGCAAGCTTGCAGACCCTCCTATGATACATCCAGGCCTTTCGTCTCCCATTTCATCGTTGTCCTCAACGAGCAACTTCTCTATCGGTGATCAAGGCGATACTTGGAGTCCAAGGTTCAAGAACAATAACTCCTCTTTTGATGTAAGGTTAGACAATCCTTTCCATGTTGAAGGACTCAAGGAGTTTAGCGGACCATACAGCACCATGGTCGAAATACCGTGGATTTATAAAGAGAATCAGAAATCGGGCGATACAAAAAAGTTGCTCCAAAATTACAA GTCGCTTATTTCTCGATTAGAAGAAATAGACCCTGGAAATTTAGAACACGACGAGAAGCTAGCTTTCTGGATCAACATACACAATGCTTTAGTGATGCAT GCATTTTTGGCTTATGGCATTCCACAAAACAGTATGAAAAGAGTGTTTCTTCTTCTAAAG GCTGCATATAATGTTGGAGGTTATATAGTTAGCGCAGACACGATACAAAATACTATACTTCGGTGTCGAATGTCTCGCCCTGGACAG TGGCTACGTTTGTTTTTTTCTTCgaagacaaaattcaaaaccggAGATGGAAGACAAGCATATGCATTGGCGCATCTCGAGCCTCTTTCACACTTTGCTCTTTGTTCCGGAAACCATTCTGATCCCGCG GTTCGCGTATATACACCAAAGAGAGTGTTTCAAGATCTAGAAGTAGCAAAGGACGAGTACATTCGAGCTACATTAGGCGTACGCAAAGACCAAAAAATACTTCTACCAAAGCTTATCGAATCATTCGCCAAGGACTCAGATTTGTGTCCTAGTGGTGTTATGGACATGATCCTAGAATCTCTACCTGAGTCACTAAGGAAAAGAGTTAAGAAATGTCAACTTGCGAAATCGAAGAAGTGCATAGAATGGATTCCACATGACTTTAATTTTAGATATCTTATATCTAAGGATGTTCTAAAATAA
- the LOC131633545 gene encoding STS14 protein-like — MKMLHLFPLFSLAVLTISLSIISSNAARLAATVPEPLPPPLPPAAQEFLDSHNKARAEVGVPPLQWNEKLAKDTSLLVRYQRNKMGCDFANLTTSKYGGNQLWAGSAAVTPSKAVEEWVKEKDFYIHANNSCVAKHECGVYTQVVWKNSVQLGCSQASCSVKEKASLTICFYDPPGNVIGESPF; from the coding sequence ATGAAAATGTTACATTTGTTCCCTCTCTTTTCACTTGCCGTTCTAACCATATCCTTATCCATCATCTCCTCCAATGCCGCAAGGCTAGCAGCCACCGTTCCTGAACCACTACCACCACCACTACCACCAGCAGCTCAAGAGTTTCTAGACTCTCACAACAAAGCAAGAGCCGAAGTCGGAGTTCCGCCACTCCAATGGAACGAGAAGCTAGCGAAAGACACAAGCCTACTAGTCCGTTACCAAAGAAACAAAATGGGGTGCGATTTTGCTAACTTAACCACAAGCAAATACGGCGGTAACCAGCTCTGGGCGGGTTCGGCGGCGGTGACACCGAGCAAAGCGGTGGAGGAGTGGGTGAAGGAGAAAGATTTCTACATCCATGCAAACAATTCTTGTGTGGCGAAACATGAGTGTGGTGTTTATACGCAGGTTGTGTGGAAGAATTCGGTACAACTTGGGTGTTCACAAGCTAGTTGTAGTGTTAAGGAGAAAGCTAGTTTGACGATTTGTTTCTATGATCCACCTGGTAATGTTATAGGGGAGTCTCCATTTTGA